One Polyodon spathula isolate WHYD16114869_AA chromosome 58, ASM1765450v1, whole genome shotgun sequence genomic window carries:
- the LOC121307781 gene encoding paxillin-like isoform X2, protein MEDLDALLADLESTTSHISKRPVFLQEETPYSFPTGNHTYQEISLPPPVPPPPSAEALNGSVLDPADQWQSPARFTPQQPQAVKSIASVSRESGSPPPSRPSEEDHVYSFPNKPKTTDPSQAAMSSFLGSNLSELDRLLLELNAVQHNPPSFATTEDTMPPLLSVSTTHYGVQENGGSAGKKAPPPAKEKPKRSGGRGIEDVRPSVESLLDELESSVPNPAPASVAVLQCDVGGERQRDTPTQQQARISASSATRELDELMASLSDFKVQSNPSSSASLASEPFSEQDLASSDLILADASTPSPETPGLFVTSSPAPRTPSPLGPLHIDEEGSGVEHLPAPLAGTSQRDPKHAASQQPRQGKQTGREPDSDVIIDVSSSMLSSRLECLVVLDKPDPPGQVKSEGRTEERQETMASTLETAGLQGQVTSELCAVSETSKEHEASLDEALDKLLAMEFEELEREDPHVEEEVQEICEEAVVATDRREAFPDTTGLQQVPVKEEEPRPTPLPNGNGEEKELREADRLAQQQSPEPEENFELPTAQPLVVERISTSSQAGTVLELGLLWMHCCIVFISRAALACAWLEMTSVA, encoded by the exons ATGGAGGATCTCG ACGCTCTGTTAGCTGACCTCGAGTCCACGACCTCCCACATCTCGAAGAGGCCCGTCTTCCTGCAGGAGGAGACGCCCTACTCCTTCCCCACCGGCAACCACACCTACCAGGAGATCTCGCTGCCCCCGCCGGTGCCCCCACCCCCCTCCGCAGAGGCTCTGAACGGGAGCGTCCTCGACCCGGCGGACCAGTGGCAGAGCCCAGCCAGGTTCACACCCCAGCAG ccccaggctgtGAAAAGCATCGCCTCTGTTTCACGAGAGAGCGGCAGCCCTCCTCCCAGCCGCCCCAGTGAGGAGGACCACGTGTACAG TTTTCCCAACAAGCCAAAGACTACTGATCCCTCCCAGGCAGCCATGAGCTCGTTCCTGGGCAGCAACCTGTCGGAGCTGGACCGGCTCCTTCTGGAACTGAACGCTGTGCAGCACAACCCGCCCTCCTTCGCCACCACAG AGGACACCATGCCCCCCCTGCTTTCGGTCAGCACCACCCACTACGGCGTGCAGGAGAACGGGGGCTCGGCCGGCAAGAAGGCTCCCCCTCCCGCCAAGGAGAAGCCGAAGCGCAGCGGAGGGCGTGGCATCGAGGACGTGCGCCCCAGTGTGGAGAGCCTGCTGGATGAACTGGAAAGCTCTGTCCCCAATCCAGC GCCTGCCTCGGTTGCGGTGCTGCAGTGTGATGTGGGGGGCGAGAGGCAACGAGACACCCCCACCCAGCAGCAAGCCCGGATATCAGCCTCTTCCGCCACCCGGGAGCTGGATGAACTCATGGCCTCCCTGTCTGACTTCAAGGTGCAGAGCAAT CCTAGCTCCTCAGCCTCCTTGGCCTCCGAGCCTTTCTCAGAGCAGGATCTAGCCAGCTCAGATCTGATCCTTGCAGATGCTTCCACCCCCTCTCCTGAAACCCCAGGTTTATTCGTCACCTCCTCTCCCGCCCCGCGGACACCCAGCCCCCTGGGGCCGCTCCACATCGATGAGGAGGGCAGCGGTGTGGAACACCTCCCTGCCCCCCTCGCTGGCACCTCCCAGCGGGACCCCAAACATGCAGCTTCTCAGCAGCCGAGGCAAGGcaagcagacaggcagggagCCGGACTCTGACGTCATCATTGATGTCTCCTCCTCCATGCTGTCATCCAGACTGGAGTGTTTAGTGGTGCTGGACAAACCTGATCCGCCAGGACAGGTGAAGAGCGAGGGCAGAACGGAGGAGAGGCAGGAAACCATGGCCAGTACTTTGGAGACGGCTGGGCTGCAGGGGCAGGTCACCTCTGAGCTCTGTGCCGTGTCAGAAACGTCAAAAGAACACGAGGCCTCCCTCGACGAAGCCCTGGATAAGCTGCTAGCAATGGAGTTTGAGGAGCTGGAGAGAGAGGACCCCCACGTGGAGGAAGAGGTGCAGGAGATCTGCGAGGAAGCCGTCGTGGCCACAGACAGGAGGGAGGCGTTCCCGGACACCACAGGACTCCAGCAGGTTCCCGTGAAGGAAGAGGAACCCAGACCGACCCCGCTGCCCAATGGGAACGGGGAGGAGAAGGAGCTCCGTGAAGCTGACCGACTCGCACAGCAGCAGAGCCCAGAGCCGGAGGAAAACTTTGAGCTGCCCACGGCTCAGCCTCTGGTGGTGGAGAGAATCTCCACATCCAGCCAGGCAGGCACAGTGCTTGAGCTTGGGTTGCTCTGGATGCATTGCTGCATAGTTTTTATATCTAGAGCTGCATTGGCTTGCGCATGGCTTGAAATGACCAGTGTGGCTTAG
- the LOC121307781 gene encoding paxillin-like isoform X1 — MAVTTFTLAHQSCGNTLRATDSWINYSTSRDALLADLESTTSHISKRPVFLQEETPYSFPTGNHTYQEISLPPPVPPPPSAEALNGSVLDPADQWQSPARFTPQQPQAVKSIASVSRESGSPPPSRPSEEDHVYSFPNKPKTTDPSQAAMSSFLGSNLSELDRLLLELNAVQHNPPSFATTEDTMPPLLSVSTTHYGVQENGGSAGKKAPPPAKEKPKRSGGRGIEDVRPSVESLLDELESSVPNPAPASVAVLQCDVGGERQRDTPTQQQARISASSATRELDELMASLSDFKVQSNPSSSASLASEPFSEQDLASSDLILADASTPSPETPGLFVTSSPAPRTPSPLGPLHIDEEGSGVEHLPAPLAGTSQRDPKHAASQQPRQGKQTGREPDSDVIIDVSSSMLSSRLECLVVLDKPDPPGQVKSEGRTEERQETMASTLETAGLQGQVTSELCAVSETSKEHEASLDEALDKLLAMEFEELEREDPHVEEEVQEICEEAVVATDRREAFPDTTGLQQVPVKEEEPRPTPLPNGNGEEKELREADRLAQQQSPEPEENFELPTAQPLVVERISTSSQAGTVLELGLLWMHCCIVFISRAALACAWLEMTSVA; from the exons ATGGCTGTTACTACTTTCACGCTGGCACATCAGAGCTGTGGGAACACTTTGAGAGCGACCGACTCCTGGATTAACTATTCCACCTCCCGAG ACGCTCTGTTAGCTGACCTCGAGTCCACGACCTCCCACATCTCGAAGAGGCCCGTCTTCCTGCAGGAGGAGACGCCCTACTCCTTCCCCACCGGCAACCACACCTACCAGGAGATCTCGCTGCCCCCGCCGGTGCCCCCACCCCCCTCCGCAGAGGCTCTGAACGGGAGCGTCCTCGACCCGGCGGACCAGTGGCAGAGCCCAGCCAGGTTCACACCCCAGCAG ccccaggctgtGAAAAGCATCGCCTCTGTTTCACGAGAGAGCGGCAGCCCTCCTCCCAGCCGCCCCAGTGAGGAGGACCACGTGTACAG TTTTCCCAACAAGCCAAAGACTACTGATCCCTCCCAGGCAGCCATGAGCTCGTTCCTGGGCAGCAACCTGTCGGAGCTGGACCGGCTCCTTCTGGAACTGAACGCTGTGCAGCACAACCCGCCCTCCTTCGCCACCACAG AGGACACCATGCCCCCCCTGCTTTCGGTCAGCACCACCCACTACGGCGTGCAGGAGAACGGGGGCTCGGCCGGCAAGAAGGCTCCCCCTCCCGCCAAGGAGAAGCCGAAGCGCAGCGGAGGGCGTGGCATCGAGGACGTGCGCCCCAGTGTGGAGAGCCTGCTGGATGAACTGGAAAGCTCTGTCCCCAATCCAGC GCCTGCCTCGGTTGCGGTGCTGCAGTGTGATGTGGGGGGCGAGAGGCAACGAGACACCCCCACCCAGCAGCAAGCCCGGATATCAGCCTCTTCCGCCACCCGGGAGCTGGATGAACTCATGGCCTCCCTGTCTGACTTCAAGGTGCAGAGCAAT CCTAGCTCCTCAGCCTCCTTGGCCTCCGAGCCTTTCTCAGAGCAGGATCTAGCCAGCTCAGATCTGATCCTTGCAGATGCTTCCACCCCCTCTCCTGAAACCCCAGGTTTATTCGTCACCTCCTCTCCCGCCCCGCGGACACCCAGCCCCCTGGGGCCGCTCCACATCGATGAGGAGGGCAGCGGTGTGGAACACCTCCCTGCCCCCCTCGCTGGCACCTCCCAGCGGGACCCCAAACATGCAGCTTCTCAGCAGCCGAGGCAAGGcaagcagacaggcagggagCCGGACTCTGACGTCATCATTGATGTCTCCTCCTCCATGCTGTCATCCAGACTGGAGTGTTTAGTGGTGCTGGACAAACCTGATCCGCCAGGACAGGTGAAGAGCGAGGGCAGAACGGAGGAGAGGCAGGAAACCATGGCCAGTACTTTGGAGACGGCTGGGCTGCAGGGGCAGGTCACCTCTGAGCTCTGTGCCGTGTCAGAAACGTCAAAAGAACACGAGGCCTCCCTCGACGAAGCCCTGGATAAGCTGCTAGCAATGGAGTTTGAGGAGCTGGAGAGAGAGGACCCCCACGTGGAGGAAGAGGTGCAGGAGATCTGCGAGGAAGCCGTCGTGGCCACAGACAGGAGGGAGGCGTTCCCGGACACCACAGGACTCCAGCAGGTTCCCGTGAAGGAAGAGGAACCCAGACCGACCCCGCTGCCCAATGGGAACGGGGAGGAGAAGGAGCTCCGTGAAGCTGACCGACTCGCACAGCAGCAGAGCCCAGAGCCGGAGGAAAACTTTGAGCTGCCCACGGCTCAGCCTCTGGTGGTGGAGAGAATCTCCACATCCAGCCAGGCAGGCACAGTGCTTGAGCTTGGGTTGCTCTGGATGCATTGCTGCATAGTTTTTATATCTAGAGCTGCATTGGCTTGCGCATGGCTTGAAATGACCAGTGTGGCTTAG